The following are encoded together in the Cervus elaphus chromosome 23, mCerEla1.1, whole genome shotgun sequence genome:
- the LOC122682247 gene encoding WAP four-disulfide core domain protein 10A-like, whose protein sequence is MRTLTLLSSLLLCVLLLQARGGQRSQRMNQKQPPPEIKQCEKRPKIYLCTIPCTDHRECQANNICCSTFCGNVCMNIL, encoded by the exons TGTCCAGCCTGCTTCTCTGTGTCCTGCTGCTGCAGGCCCGGGGAGGGCAACGCAGCCAGAGGATGAACC AAAAGCAGCCACCCCCAGAAATCAAGCAGTGTGAGAAAAGACCCAAAATATATCTGTGCACAATCCCCTGCACAGATCACCGAGAATGTCAAGCAAATAACATATGCTGCTCAACCTTCTGCGGGAATGTTTGTATGAACATCCTGTGA